A single window of Enterobacteriaceae bacterium ESL0689 DNA harbors:
- a CDS encoding 3'-5' exonuclease, producing MCHDDLETRRAAALAQNKCFTKGRLRDEFRMKPAPGAEPVKIYKNAYGSKVCIDPSAFAVHGISADSLTDEPLWPDITRQLQHNIGQHPLIIFNADFDLRILKQTAIAHNDPASWLDNLTVYCAMWLSAKYYGPTNRYGTISLSRAVSQAGLSWVGQAHSAVTDAAMTAQVINDIAEYW from the coding sequence ATGTGTCATGATGATTTAGAAACTCGCAGAGCAGCAGCTCTGGCGCAGAACAAATGTTTTACGAAAGGAAGACTCCGTGATGAGTTCAGAATGAAGCCTGCTCCTGGCGCGGAACCCGTCAAAATCTATAAAAATGCATATGGCAGCAAAGTCTGTATTGATCCGTCTGCATTTGCTGTTCATGGTATCAGTGCCGATTCGCTAACGGATGAGCCGTTATGGCCCGATATTACCCGACAGCTTCAACACAACATCGGCCAACACCCTTTGATCATTTTTAATGCCGATTTTGATTTGCGCATTCTGAAACAGACAGCGATAGCACACAACGACCCTGCCAGCTGGCTGGATAATCTGACGGTGTATTGTGCTATGTGGCTTTCTGCGAAATATTACGGCCCGACTAACCGTTACGGTACAATTTCTCTTTCTCGTGCTGTCAGTCAGGCCGGACTGAGTTGGGTCGGGCAGGCGCATTCTGCCGTCACAGACGCGGCGATGACAGCACAGGTGATCAATGATATTGCCGAATACTGGTGA
- a CDS encoding DNA topoisomerase III has translation MQLYLCEKPSQAKDIARVLGISQRGQGFISSGDITVTWAVGHLLEQASPDAYGEQFGKPWRADVLPVLPDNWKMVVKSQTRDQFTVISKLLKQASEVIIATDADREGEVIARELLVYCGYRGAVRRLWLSALDEASVREALDSILPGEKTAKLYDAGLGRSRADWLIGMNLTRLYTLIAQKSGVFEVLSIGRVQTPTLAIVVNRDNEIASFTPVPWWQVQALLEKDGVRFRAYWQAVAQYCDDEKRCVNQQAAKAVALLCQQQKSATVLDVNQKREKTPAPLCFDLGTLQQVCSRKFGLGANETLSIAQSLYETHKATTYPRTDCGYLPVSMQKEIPTVLAAVAKSDPSVAAVLAQLDSNFVSRVWNDKKITAHHAIIPTRQAFDISRLSENELRVYQLIRQYYFAQFFPLQESDVTDASFNIGGQLFRAKGKINIVTGWKLLFQKDCQEEQSEDNDVDMALPPLNKGDCCMVNGAAVEDKKTSPPSSFTEGTLIAAMKNAASFISDPKLKKVLRDNAGLGTEATRAGVLETLFSRHYLEKKGKHIHATQLARELIAALPETLTSPGMTALWEQALDDIAQGKMSLDTFMERQFQWTRHLVDKGRSDKVNITAPVTPPCPVCKGLTRRRKGKNGDFWGCIRYPECNGIVAGKSNSKGRKVPRNKKRAVKTETEFSDTQ, from the coding sequence ATGCAACTTTATCTATGTGAGAAGCCGTCTCAGGCGAAAGATATTGCGCGGGTACTGGGTATCAGTCAGCGAGGGCAGGGATTTATCAGTAGTGGAGATATTACCGTCACCTGGGCAGTTGGTCACCTGCTGGAGCAGGCCAGTCCGGACGCTTATGGCGAGCAGTTTGGCAAACCCTGGCGGGCTGATGTGCTGCCGGTTCTACCTGATAACTGGAAAATGGTGGTTAAATCCCAGACCCGGGATCAGTTTACCGTTATCAGTAAGTTGTTAAAGCAGGCCAGTGAAGTCATTATTGCTACCGATGCTGATCGCGAAGGTGAGGTGATTGCCCGCGAGTTACTGGTATATTGTGGCTATCGTGGTGCAGTGCGTCGGTTATGGTTATCCGCACTGGACGAAGCCAGTGTTCGCGAGGCACTGGATAGTATTCTTCCCGGGGAAAAAACAGCGAAATTATATGATGCCGGGCTGGGGCGCAGCCGGGCCGACTGGCTGATTGGGATGAATCTGACCCGGCTCTATACCCTGATTGCACAGAAGTCGGGTGTTTTTGAAGTATTGTCTATTGGTCGGGTTCAGACACCGACTTTGGCGATTGTGGTTAATCGTGATAATGAAATTGCCAGTTTTACTCCGGTTCCCTGGTGGCAGGTACAGGCTTTGCTGGAGAAAGATGGTGTGCGTTTCAGGGCGTATTGGCAAGCAGTAGCGCAGTACTGCGATGATGAAAAACGCTGTGTGAATCAGCAGGCAGCAAAGGCGGTGGCGTTACTTTGTCAGCAACAAAAAAGTGCAACAGTGCTGGACGTGAATCAGAAGCGTGAAAAAACACCCGCTCCCCTTTGCTTCGATCTGGGAACGTTACAACAGGTTTGTTCCCGTAAATTCGGACTGGGGGCGAATGAAACACTGTCTATCGCTCAGTCATTATATGAAACCCATAAAGCAACAACTTATCCACGAACCGATTGCGGGTATCTTCCGGTATCCATGCAGAAGGAAATTCCGACAGTACTGGCGGCGGTCGCTAAATCTGATCCGTCGGTCGCTGCAGTGCTGGCACAATTAGACAGTAATTTTGTTTCCCGCGTGTGGAATGATAAAAAAATTACGGCACATCATGCCATTATTCCGACACGCCAGGCATTTGATATCTCGCGTCTCAGTGAAAATGAGCTGCGGGTTTATCAACTGATTCGGCAGTATTATTTTGCTCAGTTTTTTCCATTGCAGGAGTCTGATGTCACTGATGCCTCTTTTAATATTGGCGGACAGTTGTTCAGGGCTAAAGGTAAAATCAATATTGTTACTGGCTGGAAGCTGTTATTTCAGAAGGATTGTCAGGAAGAACAATCTGAAGATAATGATGTCGACATGGCATTACCACCATTAAATAAAGGTGACTGTTGTATGGTGAATGGCGCTGCAGTGGAAGATAAAAAAACCAGTCCACCATCTTCATTTACAGAAGGTACGCTGATTGCTGCGATGAAAAATGCTGCCAGTTTTATCAGCGATCCGAAACTGAAAAAAGTACTGCGCGATAATGCGGGACTGGGAACCGAAGCGACCCGGGCAGGGGTGCTGGAAACGCTTTTCTCCCGTCATTATCTGGAGAAAAAAGGCAAACATATCCATGCCACTCAACTGGCCAGGGAACTGATTGCAGCCTTACCTGAAACACTGACCAGTCCTGGTATGACCGCGCTGTGGGAGCAGGCGCTGGACGATATCGCGCAGGGGAAAATGTCTCTGGATACCTTTATGGAACGGCAGTTTCAGTGGACTCGTCATCTGGTAGACAAAGGACGAAGTGATAAAGTGAATATTACAGCCCCAGTGACGCCTCCCTGTCCTGTTTGTAAAGGGCTGACCCGCAGGCGTAAGGGGAAAAATGGTGATTTCTGGGGATGTATCCGTTATCCAGAATGTAACGGTATTGTTGCGGGGAAAAGCAATAGTAAAGGTCGAAAAGTTCCACGCAATAAAAAACGGGCTGTAAAAACGGAAACTGAATTTTCTGATACACAGTAA
- a CDS encoding TIGR03759 family integrating conjugative element protein, whose amino-acid sequence MLKLSLLMLSVLSSQALAATETSVIENSQMTQSQMQLQQQTATAWGLNAEDYQRYQQLMKGPRGTQSPGLDPLSVLGIEARTPAERRQYAEQWVKEEFTRTQKELEFQREINTAWRRLYPGILSVKLGSTAGVVRDTGGRLALFIKSKDCLTCEARLSALLSDNRQVDIYLVDSEGNDDTLRQWARAHHIPVEKVRSRQITLNHDGGRWRRFGGGIMPVLLQQGEKGWHIVAF is encoded by the coding sequence ATGCTGAAATTATCATTGCTCATGCTGAGCGTACTGAGTTCGCAGGCGCTTGCCGCCACAGAGACTTCCGTTATTGAAAATTCGCAAATGACTCAAAGTCAGATGCAGTTACAGCAACAAACAGCGACCGCATGGGGGCTTAATGCTGAGGATTACCAGCGGTATCAGCAACTGATGAAGGGACCCCGTGGCACCCAGTCTCCAGGATTAGATCCGCTTTCGGTACTGGGAATTGAAGCCCGAACGCCAGCAGAACGTCGTCAGTATGCGGAACAATGGGTGAAAGAAGAGTTTACCCGCACGCAAAAAGAACTCGAGTTTCAGCGGGAAATCAATACTGCATGGCGACGGCTGTATCCTGGGATATTGTCAGTGAAGCTGGGAAGTACTGCTGGTGTCGTCAGGGATACTGGCGGACGTCTGGCGTTGTTTATTAAGTCTAAAGATTGCCTGACCTGTGAGGCGCGGCTGTCTGCGTTGCTTAGTGATAATCGTCAGGTTGATATTTACCTGGTCGATAGCGAAGGGAACGATGATACGTTACGCCAGTGGGCGCGAGCTCACCATATCCCGGTAGAAAAAGTTCGTTCCCGCCAGATTACGCTAAATCATGATGGTGGCCGCTGGCGGCGCTTTGGTGGCGGAATAATGCCGGTATTGCTGCAACAGGGAGAAAAAGGATGGCATATCGTCGCATTCTGA
- the traD gene encoding type IV conjugative transfer system coupling protein TraD, which yields MSNRYVIEALLRPAVELNTAVVAGVAAYICVQAPWAVALAPSVSYVMASGFAVLSIIRARQGMKIIRYRHNLSRLPRYVMSAGQIPISHQRLFLGRGFRWTQKHTQRLQDTLRPEVAKYLQPGQLYQAARWLEMHTEHSMPGLGKLLRTDSPLNPVRPLPPVGGNPVLHGIEPEEQDVWLALLERVGHTIVYGTTRVGKTRLAELLVTQDIRRGEVTIVFDPKGDADLMKRVWAEAHRAGREDALYIFHLGWPEISARYNAVGRFGRVSEVASRVAGQLSGEGNSAAFREFAWRFVNIIARALVALGERPDYTLIMRYVNNIADLYIRYAEKIIDEQLPSLQTQIQNNAQVLRDDDIPRNMQGQPDALRIWSIEVALSSETGKQLYDPILDGLRSAVRYDRTYFDKIVASLLPLLEKLTTGKTAELLAPDYLDMEDSRPIFDWEQIIRKKAVVYIGLDALSDSEVASAVGNSMFADLVSVAGHIYKYGIHSGLPGEGENKSPINLHCDEFNELMGDEFIPLINKGGGAGMQVTAYTQTSSDIEARIGNAAKTAQVQGNFNNLIMLRVRENRTAELLTTQLPQVEIYTKTLVSGHQDADISASQDFTSSTQDRVGTVKVPLLEPADVVTLPKGQAFALLEGGQLWKIRMPLPAGEADDELMPESIAKIAQQMRRNYHSGEAWWHDAPTIVPVGGEHG from the coding sequence ATGAGTAATCGCTATGTGATTGAAGCCCTTCTGCGTCCGGCAGTTGAGCTGAATACTGCCGTTGTGGCTGGCGTTGCTGCATATATTTGTGTCCAGGCCCCCTGGGCTGTGGCACTGGCACCTTCTGTCAGCTATGTGATGGCATCCGGTTTTGCGGTACTGTCCATTATCCGTGCCCGGCAGGGAATGAAAATTATTCGTTATCGCCACAACTTGTCCCGGCTTCCCCGCTATGTGATGAGTGCCGGACAGATACCGATCAGTCATCAGCGTCTGTTCCTGGGACGTGGATTTCGCTGGACACAAAAACATACCCAGCGACTGCAGGATACGCTACGCCCGGAGGTGGCGAAATATCTTCAGCCAGGCCAGTTATATCAGGCGGCTCGCTGGCTGGAAATGCACACAGAGCATTCAATGCCTGGTCTGGGGAAACTGTTACGAACCGATTCCCCACTGAATCCGGTGCGCCCGTTGCCGCCAGTTGGCGGTAATCCAGTACTACATGGTATTGAACCCGAGGAACAAGATGTCTGGCTGGCACTGCTGGAACGTGTCGGGCATACCATCGTTTATGGCACTACCCGCGTGGGGAAAACCCGCCTCGCAGAGCTGCTGGTGACTCAGGATATCCGTCGCGGTGAAGTGACGATTGTTTTTGATCCGAAGGGGGATGCCGATCTGATGAAACGTGTCTGGGCGGAAGCACATCGCGCTGGTCGGGAAGATGCGCTGTATATTTTCCATCTTGGCTGGCCTGAAATCTCCGCCCGCTATAATGCCGTTGGCCGTTTTGGCCGGGTATCAGAAGTGGCGTCCCGTGTAGCGGGGCAACTGTCGGGGGAAGGGAACAGCGCGGCGTTTCGTGAGTTTGCCTGGCGGTTTGTCAATATTATTGCCAGAGCGTTAGTGGCGTTGGGTGAGCGGCCAGATTACACGCTGATTATGCGCTATGTAAACAATATTGCGGATCTGTATATTCGTTATGCAGAAAAGATTATCGATGAACAACTTCCCTCGCTGCAGACACAAATTCAGAATAATGCGCAGGTATTACGTGATGATGATATTCCCCGCAATATGCAAGGGCAACCGGACGCGCTGCGTATCTGGTCTATTGAGGTGGCGCTTAGTTCAGAAACGGGGAAGCAATTATATGATCCGATTCTGGACGGTTTACGCAGTGCAGTGCGCTATGATCGTACCTATTTTGACAAAATTGTAGCGTCTTTGTTACCGTTGCTGGAAAAGTTAACGACTGGAAAAACCGCAGAACTGCTGGCACCTGATTACCTGGATATGGAGGATTCACGGCCAATTTTCGACTGGGAGCAGATAATCCGGAAAAAGGCAGTGGTATATATCGGGCTTGATGCGCTCAGTGACAGTGAAGTGGCCAGTGCAGTGGGTAACTCGATGTTTGCTGATCTGGTCAGCGTGGCTGGGCATATCTACAAGTACGGCATCCATTCCGGATTGCCCGGTGAGGGGGAGAATAAGAGCCCGATTAATCTGCACTGTGATGAATTTAATGAGCTGATGGGTGATGAATTTATTCCGCTGATCAATAAAGGTGGTGGTGCGGGGATGCAGGTTACCGCTTATACCCAGACTTCATCAGATATTGAAGCGCGGATTGGCAATGCCGCTAAAACAGCGCAGGTGCAGGGTAACTTCAATAACCTGATTATGTTACGTGTCAGGGAGAACCGTACTGCCGAACTGTTGACGACCCAGCTGCCACAGGTGGAGATTTACACTAAAACGCTGGTCTCTGGTCATCAGGATGCCGATATCAGTGCCAGTCAGGATTTTACTTCCAGTACTCAGGATCGTGTTGGTACCGTCAAAGTACCATTACTGGAGCCCGCTGATGTAGTGACATTGCCGAAAGGGCAGGCGTTCGCCCTGCTGGAAGGGGGGCAGCTGTGGAAAATCCGTATGCCGCTACCCGCTGGCGAAGCGGATGATGAGCTGATGCCGGAGAGCATTGCAAAAATCGCCCAGCAGATGCGGCGTAATTATCACAGCGGTGAAGCATGGTGGCATGATGCGCCGACAATAGTGCCTGTAGGAGGTGAGCATGGCTGA
- a CDS encoding STY4534 family ICE replication protein, producing the protein MSANNTTSGKTEYFNLTINGLGYLSNIRQVNLQNGSFLSCVINALSGPTDNPSYVRFDISVAGKESTSLISRCQKAVDEDKKVLIGFSLSNPSTDIFTLNKGDHAGEQRVSLKARLIKVSWIKIGQEMVYKAEKADSVPPQNNSVQPEYAENSF; encoded by the coding sequence ATGTCTGCAAATAACACGACTTCCGGCAAAACTGAGTACTTTAACCTGACTATTAACGGTCTGGGATATCTCAGCAATATTCGCCAGGTTAACCTTCAGAATGGCTCATTTCTCAGTTGTGTAATAAACGCTCTGAGTGGTCCGACGGATAATCCATCGTATGTTCGTTTTGATATTTCTGTTGCTGGCAAAGAGTCAACCAGCCTGATTAGCCGTTGCCAGAAAGCAGTTGATGAGGATAAAAAAGTCCTGATTGGCTTTAGCTTAAGTAATCCATCCACCGATATATTTACGCTAAATAAAGGCGATCATGCCGGTGAACAGCGTGTCAGTCTGAAAGCGCGCTTAATAAAAGTAAGCTGGATAAAAATAGGCCAGGAAATGGTGTATAAGGCTGAAAAAGCGGATTCTGTGCCACCACAGAATAATTCAGTTCAGCCGGAATATGCTGAGAATTCTTTCTGA
- a CDS encoding TIGR03761 family integrating conjugative element protein, whose protein sequence is MEKVKKGVDTVLPSSRAGVLQSALSVELHTHYAIRLWEGRKRSDSNSGEKKRPEIISMPKAIQRAGIASRDSASDNPYADMVLVKLETIINLASDKISKIVNDLEVILSAVPKGITLSDVASVCPLNISIYSRSPLGYRCVWLLVGYDQLAMKAFHAFHYGLISRAQRDQYLNIGGHAVRQVYGVIQPYYTVAVNRNDIVNLTARGQEALARLGEPDPDIFSGKKRSSFSAPLSDRQNDKE, encoded by the coding sequence ATGGAAAAGGTAAAAAAGGGTGTAGATACTGTCTTACCTTCATCGCGTGCAGGAGTGCTACAGTCCGCGCTTTCGGTTGAGCTTCATACTCACTACGCTATCAGGCTATGGGAGGGGCGTAAGCGAAGTGACAGTAATTCTGGTGAGAAAAAGCGACCTGAAATTATCAGTATGCCAAAAGCCATTCAGCGTGCCGGAATAGCTTCCCGGGATTCAGCGTCAGATAATCCGTATGCAGATATGGTACTGGTAAAACTGGAAACCATAATTAATCTCGCGTCTGATAAAATTAGTAAGATAGTTAATGATCTGGAAGTCATTTTATCGGCTGTTCCTAAAGGAATAACGCTTTCTGATGTTGCGTCAGTCTGTCCCCTTAATATCAGTATTTACAGTCGTTCTCCTCTCGGATATCGGTGTGTCTGGTTGCTGGTCGGTTACGACCAGCTGGCAATGAAAGCGTTTCATGCTTTTCATTACGGGTTAATCTCACGCGCTCAGCGTGATCAGTACCTCAATATTGGCGGTCATGCTGTCAGACAGGTTTATGGTGTGATTCAGCCTTATTACACCGTGGCGGTAAACAGAAACGATATTGTTAATCTGACAGCCCGTGGGCAGGAAGCGCTGGCGCGTTTGGGTGAACCTGATCCTGATATTTTCTCTGGTAAAAAACGCTCATCTTTTTCGGCACCCTTATCTGACCGCCAGAATGATAAGGAGTAA
- a CDS encoding TIGR03747 family integrating conjugative element membrane protein — translation MAESQRDIPAQSRQEKPRGLLYNLFWDWPWSLMGMLLGSLMLSLLIEYTGMAFFWPEEGAAHSEAVMNTELGWLSTEFTHSLLLSEPSVTVIRWITTAYQWLFIDSGFTTWLSQQYELQMGSDNELTRNLSSWSGWLAGYLHEYLQATVWITVITLVRVTILLLSVPLFLMVVVVALVEGLGRRDLRRYGAGYESSFVYHHAKKIVKPAIVVPMMLYLSWPTAVYPNLLLLPAALLLGTAITVTTASFKKYI, via the coding sequence ATGGCTGAATCACAACGTGATATTCCCGCTCAGTCCCGACAGGAAAAGCCGCGTGGTTTACTTTACAACCTGTTCTGGGACTGGCCCTGGTCGCTGATGGGGATGCTGCTGGGATCGCTAATGCTAAGCCTGCTGATTGAGTACACGGGGATGGCGTTCTTCTGGCCGGAAGAGGGGGCGGCGCACAGTGAGGCGGTCATGAATACGGAATTAGGCTGGTTATCAACAGAATTCACCCATAGCCTGTTGCTGTCTGAGCCTTCAGTGACGGTTATCCGTTGGATAACAACTGCGTATCAGTGGCTGTTTATCGATAGTGGATTCACTACATGGTTGAGTCAACAGTATGAATTGCAGATGGGCAGTGATAATGAGCTGACACGTAATCTGAGTAGCTGGAGTGGATGGCTTGCTGGTTATCTTCATGAATATTTGCAGGCGACGGTGTGGATCACTGTCATTACGCTGGTTCGGGTGACAATATTGCTGCTGTCAGTACCACTGTTTTTAATGGTAGTAGTGGTAGCACTGGTAGAAGGTCTGGGACGCAGGGATTTGCGGCGCTACGGTGCTGGTTATGAAAGTTCGTTTGTTTATCATCATGCTAAAAAAATAGTGAAACCGGCGATAGTAGTGCCCATGATGCTGTATCTGTCCTGGCCGACGGCGGTGTACCCCAATCTGTTACTGTTACCAGCCGCCCTGTTGCTGGGGACTGCCATCACGGTCACTACGGCCTCATTTAAGAAATATATTTAG
- a CDS encoding integrating conjugative element protein — protein MNNLFLMICLLLPLTGHTRLNVIADLGGEDASPYFAGINKQPEESARITPPPVAAIDAMFPVSTPEMTPGEVADRPLSLPGIGALFLIGDDALSRSWLAENAPALIARHAAGLIVNVGSASAVQSLRDLAPELPMAPASGSELARRLQLRYYPVLITETGLSRQVRP, from the coding sequence ATGAATAACCTGTTTTTAATGATATGCCTCCTGCTTCCCCTGACCGGGCACACCAGGCTGAATGTTATTGCTGATCTGGGAGGAGAAGATGCCAGCCCTTATTTTGCAGGTATTAACAAACAACCTGAAGAATCGGCAAGAATTACACCGCCGCCAGTAGCTGCAATAGATGCGATGTTTCCGGTCAGTACGCCAGAAATGACACCAGGTGAAGTCGCAGATCGTCCGCTGTCATTGCCAGGTATTGGTGCGCTTTTTCTGATAGGGGATGACGCACTGTCACGATCGTGGCTGGCAGAGAATGCACCGGCGCTGATAGCCCGGCATGCCGCCGGTCTGATTGTCAATGTCGGCAGTGCGTCCGCAGTTCAGTCGCTGCGTGATTTAGCTCCTGAACTCCCGATGGCACCGGCATCGGGTTCTGAACTGGCGCGTCGTCTGCAGCTACGGTATTACCCGGTTCTGATTACCGAGACCGGATTGTCCCGGCAGGTACGGCCATGA
- a CDS encoding TIGR03758 family integrating conjugative element protein produces MAMSSAQSAAFDVASGNIDASILYLVCIGALLAFLFLWVAWALSDVWNGWSNKNVRDAALSRFAIRAVLLLVMSIWMFAS; encoded by the coding sequence ATGGCAATGTCCTCTGCACAATCCGCTGCTTTTGACGTGGCATCAGGCAATATCGATGCCAGTATCCTCTACCTCGTCTGCATTGGTGCGCTGCTGGCCTTCCTTTTTTTATGGGTAGCATGGGCACTGTCTGATGTGTGGAATGGGTGGAGTAACAAGAATGTCAGAGATGCAGCATTAAGCCGTTTCGCTATTCGAGCTGTGCTTTTGCTGGTTATGAGCATCTGGATGTTTGCCAGCTAA
- a CDS encoding transglycosylase SLT domain-containing protein — protein MAYRRILILIVLILSGSGRVLVAKEIIPEGYIRVAVTHGIPPEVLYSVSLTETAMTPQTIAAVVRQQTNLPERTRPWPWTINVAGKGYRYASRLQAWQALQVFMSRYPLKRIDVGLAQVNLGWNGHHFSSTWGAFDPYINLNVAATLLRECWDRKPGSWLDAAGCYHHPSGGKAAAHYKAVVTRHLTRLSTTPDQPRLLLPSSLSQRVATITPEPDFIWTEPREEP, from the coding sequence ATGGCATATCGTCGCATTCTGATCCTAATCGTCCTGATACTGTCGGGAAGTGGTCGTGTCCTGGTTGCAAAGGAAATAATACCTGAAGGGTATATCCGGGTGGCTGTAACGCACGGTATACCACCGGAAGTTCTTTATTCTGTCTCGCTGACAGAAACCGCCATGACACCACAAACGATTGCTGCGGTAGTCAGGCAGCAGACAAATCTGCCAGAGAGAACTCGCCCCTGGCCGTGGACGATTAATGTGGCAGGTAAAGGATATCGCTATGCCAGTCGCCTGCAAGCCTGGCAGGCGCTGCAGGTATTTATGTCACGTTATCCTCTTAAGCGTATTGATGTTGGTCTGGCCCAGGTGAATCTTGGCTGGAATGGACACCATTTCTCTTCGACATGGGGGGCGTTTGATCCGTATATCAATCTTAATGTCGCAGCGACTCTTTTACGCGAATGCTGGGATCGTAAGCCGGGTAGCTGGCTGGATGCAGCGGGTTGTTATCATCATCCATCTGGTGGAAAGGCGGCGGCTCACTATAAGGCGGTAGTGACACGCCATCTTACCCGTCTCAGTACCACGCCCGACCAGCCACGCTTGCTTCTGCCTTCCTCATTATCACAGAGGGTAGCGACTATTACCCCTGAGCCTGATTTTATCTGGACTGAACCCAGGGAGGAGCCCTGA
- a CDS encoding PilL N-terminal domain-containing protein encodes MKFHTRYKSLIIALSQLLLASCASSPQKLQQRTDAVPSVAITRNVQAVMPDEYVRSPEVVRYDRYLLVSTDPLIAQHDPLSQIIDIRIPASLHPTVADALRYALKQSGYSLCATGIANDMLYRQPLPAVQYQLGPVRLRIALQVIAGQAWQLEVDDVRRVVCHSLRDGYQLPTVKGGFLKK; translated from the coding sequence ATGAAATTTCATACCCGTTATAAGTCCCTTATTATCGCGTTATCGCAACTTTTGCTCGCCAGTTGTGCTTCTTCGCCTCAGAAACTACAGCAGCGTACTGATGCTGTGCCTTCTGTAGCGATTACCCGTAATGTTCAGGCCGTTATGCCTGATGAATATGTCCGGTCGCCAGAGGTGGTGCGTTATGACCGTTATCTGCTGGTAAGCACCGATCCGCTGATTGCTCAGCACGATCCACTGTCTCAGATTATTGATATTCGTATCCCTGCGTCCCTGCATCCGACGGTTGCGGACGCTTTGCGTTATGCTCTGAAACAATCAGGTTATTCCCTTTGTGCTACCGGGATTGCGAACGACATGCTGTATCGCCAGCCATTGCCAGCGGTGCAGTATCAACTGGGGCCTGTGCGTTTGCGAATTGCTTTACAGGTGATAGCGGGTCAGGCCTGGCAACTGGAAGTGGATGATGTCCGGCGCGTAGTTTGTCATAGCTTGCGGGATGGCTATCAGTTACCCACCGTGAAGGGAGGGTTTCTAAAAAAATGA
- a CDS encoding restriction endonuclease produces MMNTWQSDTALALLLAGLFIVVILRLGFRQREKVSVHRHRRYQTMAAQILEKLGTLPGNGQRIQYLRKINPYVFEELLLLALERQGLTVVRNASYSGDGGIDGRVIIDGQCCLLQAKRYSRAITPAHIRDFDRLLAQQSCCGFFIHTGRTGNMSRAISAASSRLYIISGQRLLDLLAGRPCWLSGYSYFQRKSL; encoded by the coding sequence ATGATGAACACATGGCAATCTGATACCGCGCTGGCGCTGCTTCTGGCGGGACTGTTTATCGTAGTAATACTGCGTTTGGGCTTTCGTCAGCGAGAAAAAGTCAGTGTTCATCGCCACCGTCGTTATCAAACTATGGCGGCACAAATACTGGAAAAACTGGGTACTCTCCCTGGAAATGGTCAGCGAATACAGTATTTGCGCAAAATAAATCCATATGTGTTTGAAGAACTGTTGTTGCTAGCGCTGGAACGGCAGGGGCTGACGGTGGTTCGTAATGCGTCTTACAGCGGTGACGGGGGCATTGATGGACGGGTTATTATTGATGGTCAATGTTGTTTGCTTCAGGCCAAACGTTACAGTCGGGCCATCACACCTGCCCATATTCGCGACTTTGATCGGCTTCTTGCTCAGCAATCTTGTTGTGGTTTTTTTATCCACACAGGCAGAACCGGTAACATGAGTCGTGCAATCAGCGCAGCCTCTTCGCGTCTTTATATCATCAGTGGTCAGCGCTTGTTGGATCTGCTTGCCGGCAGACCATGCTGGCTGTCAGGGTATTCATATTTTCAGAGAAAATCGCTATGA
- a CDS encoding RAQPRD family integrative conjugative element protein has protein sequence MNHPRQAWRYVSLPGITGLLLLAILSTTVQAAEKDELASAQRQLDQVQAAFERAHVAAAQADPAEQGRFFFDYRQATSDLNTIRTGIDRYLEPSRAQPRASSVSGNYRRECP, from the coding sequence ATGAACCATCCCCGTCAAGCCTGGCGATATGTCAGCCTACCTGGCATCACTGGCCTGTTGTTGCTGGCTATATTATCCACGACGGTACAAGCCGCAGAAAAAGATGAGCTGGCCTCTGCCCAGCGTCAGTTGGATCAAGTACAGGCCGCGTTTGAACGTGCCCATGTGGCAGCGGCTCAGGCCGATCCTGCTGAGCAAGGGCGTTTCTTTTTTGACTACCGTCAGGCCACATCTGATCTGAACACTATTCGTACCGGTATTGACCGTTATCTGGAGCCCTCCCGCGCCCAGCCACGGGCTTCATCTGTTAGCGGAAATTATCGTCGGGAGTGCCCCTGA